The proteins below come from a single Zhouia spongiae genomic window:
- a CDS encoding dihydroorotase, translating into MNTLLKAVKIIDPNGDHHLKTKDILIENGIISKIEDKIEIKDNIKLVEIENLHVSQGWFDSSVSFGEPGFEERETIGNGLRTAAKSGFTSVAVNPNSNPVIDSNADIGFLKAKAFGNAVDLYPVGALTVNSEGVDLAELFDMKNAGAVAFGDYQKSVSNANLIKIALQYAQNFEGLILSFPLEKKIAGKGVVNEEVASTKLGLKGIPALAEELNIARDLFILEYTGGKLHIPTISTAKSVQLIKEAKAKGLDVTCSVAIHNLVLTDDILDEFNANYKVLPPLRTKNDVEALIMGVNEGAIDFVTSDHNPIDVEHKKLEFEHALYGSIGLESAFGVLNSIFGTEKTVDLLIKGKKRFGINESGIATGNKADLSLFAPDGVYTFGPEHIQSQSKNSAFLGRKLKGVALGIYNNGQLIINGQECE; encoded by the coding sequence ATGAACACCCTTTTAAAAGCTGTCAAAATAATTGATCCGAACGGCGATCACCATTTAAAGACTAAAGATATTCTCATAGAAAATGGTATTATTTCTAAGATAGAAGATAAAATAGAAATCAAAGACAACATAAAGCTTGTCGAGATTGAGAACCTTCATGTCTCGCAAGGATGGTTTGATTCCAGTGTAAGTTTTGGAGAACCGGGTTTTGAAGAACGGGAAACGATTGGCAACGGACTACGAACTGCTGCTAAAAGTGGATTTACTTCCGTAGCTGTGAACCCAAACTCCAATCCGGTAATAGACTCAAATGCCGATATCGGTTTCTTAAAAGCTAAAGCTTTTGGCAATGCTGTTGACCTTTATCCGGTTGGAGCATTAACCGTTAACAGTGAGGGTGTCGACCTTGCTGAACTTTTCGATATGAAAAATGCCGGGGCGGTTGCTTTCGGAGATTATCAGAAATCGGTTTCTAATGCCAACTTAATAAAGATAGCCCTACAATACGCTCAGAATTTTGAAGGTCTGATACTTTCTTTTCCCCTAGAAAAGAAAATAGCAGGCAAAGGAGTGGTTAATGAAGAGGTTGCATCGACAAAACTGGGGTTAAAAGGCATCCCCGCACTGGCAGAAGAATTGAATATTGCAAGAGACCTGTTCATCTTAGAATATACAGGAGGTAAATTACATATCCCTACCATTTCAACAGCCAAATCCGTACAACTTATTAAAGAAGCCAAAGCTAAAGGATTAGATGTTACCTGTAGCGTTGCTATCCATAATTTGGTCTTAACCGATGATATCCTTGACGAATTCAATGCCAATTACAAGGTATTGCCGCCATTAAGAACCAAAAACGATGTGGAAGCCCTGATCATGGGAGTTAACGAGGGTGCTATAGATTTTGTTACCAGCGATCATAATCCTATTGATGTCGAACATAAAAAACTTGAGTTTGAGCATGCGCTATACGGCTCTATTGGTCTTGAAAGTGCTTTTGGTGTCCTGAACAGTATATTTGGAACCGAAAAGACCGTAGATTTACTCATTAAGGGCAAAAAGCGTTTTGGAATTAACGAATCGGGTATAGCGACAGGTAATAAAGCAGACTTATCCCTTTTTGCTCCTGACGGTGTCTATACTTTTGGCCCGGAGCATATTCAATCTCAGTCTAAAAACAGTGCTTTCCTGGGCAGGAAATTAAAAGGGGTAGCTCTCGGCATATATAATAACGGACAATTGATAATTAATGGACAGGAATGTGAATAA
- a CDS encoding alpha/beta hydrolase → MQLQELSLEHLIKAPNIKKEKQSVLFMFHGYGSNEEDLFSFAGELPDDLFIISVRAPYTLSGFGYAWYAIHFDAEDGKWSDDEQAVKSREMINNFIDEACEAYNLDKNNVTLLGFSQGTILSYAVALSYPEKVKNVIALSGYINEKIIQPDYEQNDFTKISVYASHGSADQVIPVDWARRAPVFLKALNIDHVYEEFPVGHGVAPQNFFSFKNWLEKHL, encoded by the coding sequence ATGCAACTACAAGAACTTTCTTTAGAACACCTTATCAAGGCACCAAACATAAAAAAGGAAAAACAATCCGTTTTGTTTATGTTTCATGGCTACGGTAGTAATGAGGAGGATTTATTTTCATTTGCCGGGGAACTTCCTGATGATCTTTTTATCATATCAGTTAGAGCTCCTTACACCCTTTCCGGTTTTGGTTATGCCTGGTATGCGATTCACTTTGATGCTGAAGACGGAAAATGGAGTGATGACGAACAGGCCGTAAAATCGCGGGAAATGATCAACAATTTTATAGATGAAGCCTGCGAAGCTTACAACCTGGATAAAAACAATGTAACCCTGTTAGGGTTTAGCCAGGGAACCATTTTGAGTTATGCTGTAGCACTCTCTTACCCTGAAAAAGTAAAAAATGTAATTGCGCTGAGTGGCTATATCAATGAGAAAATAATTCAACCGGATTATGAGCAAAACGATTTTACAAAGATTAGTGTTTATGCCTCTCATGGCAGTGCAGATCAGGTTATCCCGGTTGACTGGGCACGAAGGGCTCCTGTGTTTTTAAAGGCTTTAAACATCGATCATGTGTATGAAGAATTTCCCGTAGGTCACGGAGTGGCACCTCAGAACTTCTTTTCATTTAAAAACTGGCTGGAAAAACATCTGTAA
- a CDS encoding AraC family transcriptional regulator, whose translation MLPADELMCIDFPEAKENDPTRCLAMAISREMISEIIALMNDKLPKADQKEWSFIDYNFHFTNDIGIYQILQRLLFLFTEDHPSKDLFVNNMLKELIIRIMQTNSKKIYTEKTMELGGNNRLSYIVDYIRDNLQRSLSVLELSKKAYMSESNFHRVFKNEMGMSPVDFINNERIKLASSLLQDPDLKIKEVFMRCGFENRSYFNRLFKRLKKISPKEYQYKITKGG comes from the coding sequence ATGTTGCCGGCAGACGAGCTTATGTGCATCGATTTTCCCGAAGCAAAAGAAAACGACCCGACACGATGTCTGGCAATGGCTATATCGAGAGAAATGATCAGTGAAATCATAGCTTTAATGAATGATAAATTACCTAAAGCGGATCAGAAGGAGTGGAGCTTTATCGATTATAATTTTCATTTTACTAACGATATAGGGATTTATCAGATATTACAGCGTTTATTATTTCTTTTCACCGAAGATCATCCTTCTAAAGATTTGTTTGTCAATAATATGCTCAAGGAGCTGATTATACGGATCATGCAGACAAATTCTAAAAAGATTTATACCGAGAAAACTATGGAATTGGGAGGAAATAACCGGCTTTCCTATATTGTTGATTACATACGTGATAATTTACAACGTTCCCTGAGTGTGCTGGAACTCAGCAAAAAAGCCTATATGAGCGAATCTAATTTTCATCGTGTGTTTAAAAATGAGATGGGAATGTCTCCGGTCGATTTTATTAATAATGAGCGTATAAAGCTGGCTTCGAGCCTGCTTCAGGATCCAGATCTTAAAATCAAGGAAGTTTTTATGCGCTGTGGTTTTGAAAACCGATCGTATTTCAACCGGCTTTTTAAACGTTTAAAAAAAATATCCCCTAAAGAATATCAATATAAAATAACAAAAGGAGGATAA
- a CDS encoding DUF779 domain-containing protein has product MISLIISLDIAIARHRVGSFSFASGKSMHISSSAGNIHGCDFYMSKSQFEYWKHTQLTVDIVKGRGASFSLEIPLGIRFIIKSRLYSPDELNKLSPIRLASEKI; this is encoded by the coding sequence ATGATTTCACTGATCATTTCTCTCGATATAGCCATTGCCAGACATCGTGTCGGGTCGTTTTCTTTTGCTTCGGGAAAATCGATGCACATAAGCTCGTCTGCCGGCAACATTCACGGTTGCGACTTTTATATGTCAAAATCTCAGTTTGAATACTGGAAACACACTCAGCTAACGGTTGATATTGTTAAAGGCAGAGGAGCGAGTTTCTCTCTTGAGATTCCGCTGGGTATCAGGTTTATTATTAAATCCAGACTTTACAGTCCTGATGAACTAAATAAACTATCCCCTATCCGCTTGGCCTCAGAAAAAATTTAA
- a CDS encoding TerC family protein — METNLVWGIFISGIVLFLALDLGIFNKKAHVISNKEAGFWTAIWVSSALLFSLVVYYIYSKGYIENPDGLTPANATLKYITGYLIELSLSVDNIFVIAVIFSSFSIPQKFQHRVLFWGILGAIVFRALMIFFGVILIKKIYWATYVFGGFLIFTALRMLFKKDDNFNPKKSFVYKNIRRIIPITTQIDGEHFLVRRRHILAATPLLIALIVIEFTDILFALDSIPAILAITHDPFLVFSSNIMAIMGLRSMYFFLSNMLNRFSYLEYSLVVILIFVGIKLIISHHYTLPEWLSLTVIGASLAGGIITSLYLKPTERLG; from the coding sequence ATGGAAACTAATTTAGTTTGGGGAATTTTTATTTCCGGAATTGTATTGTTTTTAGCCCTGGATCTGGGAATCTTTAATAAAAAGGCTCATGTTATCAGCAATAAAGAAGCCGGTTTCTGGACTGCTATATGGGTTAGTTCAGCCTTGTTGTTTTCACTCGTTGTATATTATATATACTCCAAGGGGTATATCGAAAACCCTGATGGCCTGACACCTGCCAATGCCACTTTAAAATACATAACAGGTTACCTGATAGAATTGTCCTTAAGCGTTGACAATATCTTTGTAATAGCAGTTATCTTCTCTTCATTCAGTATCCCGCAGAAATTTCAGCACCGGGTTTTATTTTGGGGTATTTTAGGAGCTATTGTATTCAGGGCACTAATGATATTCTTTGGCGTTATACTTATTAAAAAGATCTATTGGGCGACCTATGTTTTTGGAGGGTTTTTAATATTTACAGCATTGCGGATGTTATTCAAAAAGGATGATAATTTTAATCCCAAGAAATCATTTGTATATAAGAATATACGCAGGATAATACCCATAACGACACAAATAGACGGAGAGCATTTCCTGGTAAGAAGAAGGCATATATTAGCAGCTACCCCCTTGCTTATAGCTCTTATCGTTATAGAATTTACAGATATACTTTTTGCTTTAGACAGTATTCCTGCGATTCTGGCCATTACGCATGATCCTTTCTTAGTATTTAGTTCTAATATTATGGCTATTATGGGATTGAGGTCTATGTATTTCTTTTTGTCGAATATGCTTAACAGGTTTTCTTATTTAGAATACAGTTTAGTTGTGATATTAATATTTGTAGGGATCAAATTAATCATATCACATCATTATACGTTACCTGAATGGCTGTCATTGACAGTTATCGGAGCTTCATTAGCCGGTGGCATAATAACTTCTTTGTACCTGAAGCCTACGGAAAGATTAGGTTAA
- a CDS encoding hydrolase, translating to MKSRIYMYLFFFAVLFILFQYVNSKKYFDAESERMEDLKEELKVYEDSIQQLTLRNFNLQYFSLENNDDALTYFDDVHIDDLSRYIADKLLETNEAKGDNPLVPYEGMNGPMKINKIKVLNHKWIIADFSDGKYWGELFIKYELKNDLGIDFTLTDYLLYTGY from the coding sequence ATGAAGAGCAGGATTTATATGTATTTGTTTTTTTTCGCAGTATTGTTCATTTTGTTTCAGTATGTGAACTCAAAAAAATACTTTGACGCAGAATCTGAAAGGATGGAAGATCTGAAAGAAGAACTTAAGGTCTATGAAGATTCTATACAACAATTAACGCTCAGGAACTTTAACCTTCAGTATTTTTCTTTAGAAAATAACGATGATGCACTTACTTATTTTGATGACGTGCATATTGATGATCTTTCCAGGTATATAGCGGATAAACTTCTTGAAACAAATGAGGCCAAGGGAGATAATCCGCTGGTGCCTTATGAAGGAATGAACGGCCCTATGAAAATCAATAAAATAAAAGTATTGAACCATAAATGGATTATAGCCGATTTTTCAGACGGCAAATACTGGGGCGAGTTATTTATAAAGTATGAACTGAAAAATGATCTGGGAATAGATTTTACTTTAACAGATTATTTGCTATACACGGGATATTAG
- a CDS encoding MBL fold metallo-hydrolase, which yields MKVTFLGTGTSQGIPIIGSDHPVCLSKDPKDKRLRVSVMVSWDDYCYVIDCGPDFRQQMLTQNVKRIDGILFTHEHADHTAGLDDIRPFYFRQGSLPIYAHKRVLRSLEKRFDYIFVEPHERYPGAPEVDKYEVENNKNIFLGDLEVIPVNVWHHNLQVFGYRFKRFAYLTDVKTIDEEEIEKLKDLDVLVINALRVEPHNSHLNLEEALRLIDEIQPRKAYLTHISHMLGFHKEVESGLPENVFLAYDNLTIEI from the coding sequence TTGAAAGTTACGTTTTTAGGCACAGGAACCTCTCAAGGCATACCAATTATTGGTAGCGATCATCCGGTTTGTTTGAGTAAAGATCCAAAAGATAAAAGGTTGCGTGTCTCAGTGATGGTGTCGTGGGATGATTACTGTTACGTGATCGATTGCGGACCTGATTTCAGGCAGCAGATGCTTACTCAAAATGTGAAAAGAATCGATGGTATTTTGTTTACACATGAACATGCGGACCACACGGCGGGTTTAGATGACATCAGACCATTTTACTTCAGGCAGGGGAGTCTTCCGATATATGCACACAAAAGGGTTTTAAGATCTTTGGAAAAACGATTTGATTATATTTTTGTCGAGCCTCATGAGCGATATCCCGGTGCTCCGGAAGTAGATAAATATGAGGTGGAAAACAATAAGAATATTTTCCTTGGTGATTTGGAAGTTATCCCTGTGAATGTATGGCACCATAATTTGCAGGTATTCGGGTACAGGTTTAAAAGATTTGCTTACCTCACTGATGTGAAAACCATAGATGAGGAAGAAATAGAAAAGCTTAAAGACCTGGACGTTTTGGTGATTAATGCTTTAAGGGTGGAGCCTCATAATTCACATCTGAACCTTGAAGAAGCCTTGAGATTAATTGATGAGATACAGCCCCGGAAAGCATATCTGACCCATATTAGCCATATGTTGGGTTTTCATAAGGAAGTAGAATCAGGATTGCCTGAAAATGTTTTTTTGGCTTACGATAATTTAACAATAGAAATATAG
- a CDS encoding TonB-dependent receptor, with protein MAIVLQGDKNFENIPSLKSKALRINLNEDIYGTFAEIGAGQETVRHFFRAGGASGTIAKAMSAYDKDFSDAIYGPEEDGRYVTESRLKKMLSHEMRLMEERITREKHPNKLFFSFANTVATIDFSKKYKGHGWMGIRFQIDPNEDYNEIVLHIRFKQTEARLQQETLGIVGLNLIYGAFYKHDKPKKLLKYLYDHIDKDTLEIDTINFSGPSFKDVDNRLMSLQLVKNGMTHAVMFGPDGNNILPAAVLYKKNILALRGSFRPVTLVNMDMYKKSYEIFIRENKVEQDNTVVIFEITLSNLRAEGEIDEKDFMDRAQLLCSLGHKVMISNFQEYYKLVEYFSNYSRERMALTMGVNNLVEIFDEKYYRHLSGGILEAFGKLFYKDLKVYLYPMINQETGSVSTSNNLKVHPRMKELYKFFKYNGKVVDIFDYTPEILNIYSREVLKMIADGEEGWEELLPEGISQLIKEQQLFGYHPENYDKQKSKNLIEDN; from the coding sequence ATGGCTATTGTTTTACAAGGTGACAAAAATTTTGAAAACATACCTTCTTTAAAATCCAAGGCACTTAGGATTAATCTTAACGAAGATATTTACGGAACATTTGCCGAGATTGGCGCAGGACAAGAAACTGTCAGACATTTTTTCAGGGCTGGAGGGGCATCAGGCACGATAGCCAAAGCCATGAGTGCTTACGATAAAGACTTTAGTGATGCCATTTATGGTCCGGAAGAAGACGGGCGCTACGTAACAGAATCCAGACTCAAAAAAATGCTTTCTCACGAAATGCGCTTAATGGAAGAACGTATTACCAGAGAAAAACACCCCAATAAACTTTTCTTTTCGTTTGCCAATACTGTTGCTACCATCGATTTTAGTAAAAAATACAAAGGTCATGGCTGGATGGGAATAAGGTTCCAGATAGACCCGAATGAAGATTATAACGAGATCGTACTTCATATACGTTTTAAACAGACTGAAGCTAGGTTACAACAGGAAACTCTCGGGATTGTTGGTCTAAACCTCATTTATGGTGCATTTTACAAGCATGACAAGCCTAAAAAGTTATTGAAATACCTTTACGACCATATTGATAAAGATACACTGGAAATAGACACCATAAACTTTTCAGGGCCTAGTTTTAAGGATGTAGATAATCGCCTGATGAGTTTACAACTCGTTAAAAACGGGATGACCCACGCCGTAATGTTCGGACCTGACGGCAATAATATTCTGCCTGCTGCCGTATTATATAAAAAGAATATATTGGCACTTCGCGGAAGTTTCAGACCCGTTACCTTGGTGAATATGGACATGTATAAAAAATCGTATGAGATTTTTATACGGGAAAACAAGGTAGAGCAAGACAATACCGTGGTAATATTTGAAATAACCTTATCTAACTTAAGAGCCGAAGGTGAAATTGATGAGAAAGATTTTATGGACAGGGCCCAACTCTTGTGTTCTTTAGGCCATAAGGTAATGATATCAAATTTCCAGGAGTACTATAAGCTGGTTGAATATTTCTCTAACTATTCACGTGAAAGAATGGCGCTGACCATGGGAGTTAATAACCTGGTTGAAATTTTTGACGAAAAGTATTACCGACATTTAAGCGGTGGTATCCTCGAAGCCTTTGGTAAACTCTTCTACAAAGACCTGAAAGTATACCTGTATCCGATGATCAATCAGGAAACCGGTTCTGTAAGTACCAGTAACAACCTGAAAGTACACCCACGGATGAAAGAACTTTATAAATTCTTTAAATACAACGGAAAGGTTGTTGATATTTTTGATTACACCCCGGAGATATTAAATATCTACTCCAGAGAGGTACTGAAGATGATTGCCGATGGCGAAGAAGGTTGGGAAGAGCTCCTGCCTGAAGGTATTTCCCAGCTGATCAAAGAACAGCAATTGTTTGGTTACCATCCTGAGAACTACGACAAGCAGAAATCAAAAAATTTAATTGAAGATAATTAA